One region of Arthrobacter sp. StoSoilB22 genomic DNA includes:
- a CDS encoding helix-turn-helix domain-containing protein has product MQQDVEQIVERVALKLGRGLSLEDLDGVLLAYSSNQSHADRVRVNFLLSKRVPSDVSAWQLAHGIATAVRPVVVPANDELGMLGRVCVPLLVRGFRVGYLWVQLDLEEQSATAILAELPGVRDELDLLAGLLLDSNTAESEFRRRREQEFLSACGGESNAVAAVAGWKEIQGRGPWQLVTILDPYGARSDVDPIAATLTHRSAALQSTIGVNAALFSAGTETHSVVLFRESGGRADHAQVLVHYQLELAKRAGRKVDRVILGISEPFQVIRQLSGAYRQAKVAAQAAAVDLPLGELVDSRTVGVYQLFDRLVAPGGWDDTGSVHFRALEDHDKNGELLPVLELLYDNDGSVQDVAAKLHLHRSSIYNRLGRIRQLIGADPLSGAIRLELHAALKARRWAVRPRI; this is encoded by the coding sequence ATGCAGCAGGACGTGGAACAGATCGTTGAACGGGTGGCTTTGAAGCTGGGCCGCGGGCTCTCCCTGGAAGACCTCGACGGCGTTCTCCTCGCCTACAGCTCCAACCAGTCCCACGCCGACCGCGTCCGCGTGAACTTCCTCCTGAGCAAGCGGGTACCCAGCGACGTCAGCGCATGGCAGCTCGCTCACGGCATTGCTACGGCGGTGCGACCCGTGGTGGTTCCAGCCAACGACGAACTGGGCATGTTGGGCCGCGTCTGTGTCCCCTTGCTGGTGCGCGGTTTCCGCGTGGGGTACTTGTGGGTGCAGCTTGACCTTGAAGAACAGAGCGCGACGGCGATACTCGCCGAACTGCCAGGCGTGCGGGACGAGCTGGACCTGCTGGCGGGCTTGCTCCTTGATTCCAACACGGCTGAATCGGAGTTCCGGCGACGGCGTGAACAGGAGTTTCTGTCAGCCTGCGGCGGCGAATCCAACGCTGTGGCCGCCGTCGCGGGTTGGAAGGAAATCCAGGGCCGCGGTCCGTGGCAGCTGGTGACTATCCTCGACCCCTATGGTGCGAGGTCCGACGTCGATCCCATTGCAGCTACCCTGACGCATCGATCTGCCGCGCTGCAGTCCACCATTGGCGTGAACGCCGCGTTGTTCAGCGCCGGAACGGAGACGCATTCCGTTGTGTTGTTCCGCGAGTCGGGCGGCCGGGCGGACCATGCCCAGGTTTTGGTGCACTATCAACTGGAGCTCGCCAAACGCGCAGGCCGCAAAGTGGACAGGGTAATCTTGGGGATCAGCGAACCATTCCAAGTTATCCGGCAGCTGTCCGGTGCGTACCGGCAAGCGAAGGTTGCTGCCCAAGCGGCCGCAGTAGACCTCCCTTTGGGTGAGCTCGTGGACAGCCGAACTGTTGGCGTGTACCAGCTGTTCGATCGTTTGGTAGCACCGGGCGGTTGGGATGACACGGGATCTGTGCATTTCAGGGCACTCGAGGACCACGACAAAAACGGCGAACTCCTGCCCGTCCTTGAATTGCTCTATGACAATGACGGCTCGGTTCAGGACGTCGCCGCCAAACTTCATCTCCACAGGAGCAGCATCTACAACAGGCTCGGCCGGATCCGCCAGCTCATCGGTGCTGATCCGTTGAGTGGCGCGATCCGGCTCGAGTTACATGCGGCCCTGAAGGCCAGGCGTTGGGCAGTACGGCCACGGATCTGA